The Elusimicrobiota bacterium DNA segment CTTGCCGAACATCGCCGCGGCGTCCTACATCTCGGCGAGCTCTAGCCTGCGCTTCGGCGGGCCGAAGCTATAACGGAGGAACCATGCACGTCAACCTGGATTCCCTGCTGGCTGCCGCCGGAGTATTCTACCACGCGCACCCGGTCCTGGCCCTGCTCATCGCGGCCGCGGTCGGGACCTTCGGCAAACCGCTGACGGGCCTGGTCTTCGGGCAGCTCACGGCCTGGTGCTTTGGCCTGACCGCCTGGGCGATCCCTCCGATGACCGCATGGGTCGGCCGCGTCATGGCCCTCATCTTGGCCCACCCGCTGCTCCGGCAGTTCGTGGTGGAGAACCACAATGCCATCGACGCCCTGCTCGAAGCCTTCGACGCGGCCCTCTGCGCCATCGCCCTGGCCCTCAAGACCGCCATCGAGGACGCGGTGGACCACGCCGCGGACCCGCAGCTGGCCGCCGCGCCGCAGCAGCTCCCGCAGGCGCCGCCGGCGACGGCCGCCCAGGGCCAAGCCTGGCCGCCGCGGCCGGCTGACGCGCCGCCGGCAGCTCCCCCGAGCGACTCGCGATGAAGTACGGCGTCCTGACGCGCACTCGCACCAACGACGAGGGCACCGTTGGGTCCCTGGTCATCTACGAAGACGAGCAGAAGACGCGCAAGCTGCTCGGGTGCGTGACGCAGGAGCCCCCCTGGCGGTGGAACGCGCCGGAAGTCAGCTGCGTCCCGGCCGGCCGCCTCTTGTTCAAGGAGCGGTTCGACAGCCCGAAGCACGGGCACGTCTACCAGGAGTGGGACGATCCCAGCACCCCCCAACGCGAGGACGTCCCCGGAAGGCCTTATATCCAAATCCACGCTTTGAACCTGGCTGGGGACACGCGCCTTGGCTTCGTGCGGCAGTCGGACGGCTGCCTGGGCCTGGGCCGCTCCGTGGCGTTGTTCAAGGCAGGCACCCAGCCCGCCGGCGCCAAGGACCAGCACGGCGTCACCGAGTCGGGCCCCACGCTGGCCGAGTTCATGGCCGTCATGGCAGGCGACCTGCTGCAGCTGAATATCCAGTGGGCCCCCGGCGTGATGCCGCCGATGAGTGCGTAAGATGGTGGCCAGGGATGAGCGAGCCCAAGCTCCACAGGATCGAGGACTTGCGGCGAAGCTATATCTCCTGCGCCTGTGGGGGCTGGAGCCTGAAGCTGGACCGCAGCTGCACCCTCCACGGCGCGGAGCGGGTCAACCACCTGATAGACTCGTGGCTGCGCCATAAAGCGGAGCAACCCGCCAATGCACAGGATAGCCCGAGCCATGCTTCGGCGCCGGAGTGAGCAGCTCCGGGCCGGGCTGCGCGGCAACAGGACGGTCCGCTACGTCTGGTCCATGGTCAAAGGATTGACCTGGGGGCTCGCCCGCTGGAGGCCTGGCCGGCCCAAGATCTAGGCGCGCACCTCCTCGCGCCGCCGCCCCGGTACTCCCTGCCGGGGCGGTTTGTTTGCAGGTGGTCGTTTTTGAGCAGCCTGGCAGCCGTCGCGGGGCCGTCCTGGAGCCGGAGCGCGCGGGTAGCCCCCCAGGCAGCCTGGGCGGAACAGGGGCCTCCTGGGGCATCCTGGGTCCGTGGGGGGAGTATGGGGGGAGCGGCCCCAGATGCGACATCACAGACACACGAAACAAACGGTTTAAATGACCTTTTAGGCCAGGTCCCCAAGGGATACGCCTAGCCCGTCGGGGGTGAGCTTGCATGGCATGCAAGAGGTCGTCGGTTCGAGCCCGACTAGGTCCACCAATTTGCAGGAATTTCCGGAGCGAGCCGTAAGCCGCACCCTCGCCTAAACCCAAAGAACGGTCTGCACGGCCGCTGGTTCGGTCCGCGTCCCCGCGACCAAAGATTGACGGACAGGCGGGAAGGTGCTACCATCGGACGATGGCGGAAGTGCTGTTCGTCGATGACGATGCGGACCTGACCACGCTGATGGCCCACTCCCTGAGCAAGGCCGGTCATCATGTCGCCACCTGCGCGTCTGGACTGGAGGCGCTCAGCAGATTGGGCATCGAGCCCAATGATGCCTCCGCCAAATCCCCCGACCTCTTGGTCCTGGACATCATGATGCCCAAGGCGGATGGCTATGTGGTCGCAACCCTCATCCGTAACACCCCGCACACCCGGAATATCCCCATCCTCGTGGTCTCGGCTCTGCACGAGATGAGCCGCAGTTTCACGGCCACGGTCCGGGTGGACGGCTTCCTCCCCAAGCCCTTTTCCCTGGAGGACCTCATCGGCAATGTGGCGAGGATCCTCGACCAAGGCAAGGCCCGGGCCTGAGTCCGTGCCGCTTCCCGGAGCGCGCCGGGGTGAGCCCGATCGCTTGACGTCCCCTCATCCAAGCGGTATAACATGCTTCAGCAGTCCAGGATGCCGGAGGAGGCCAAACCCATGAGAACGATGCTATTGGCGGCGTGCGCGGCGGCGGTGCTGGCTATGAATGGAGCGCAGTCCTGGGCGGCCGAGGCCCCAGCTCCCGCCGGGAAGGGGGGCGGCGCCCTCGACACGCTGGTGACGGTCCGCGTGAAGGGAGTGCCGATCGCCAGTTTCCTAGACAATATCTCCGCGCAGGCCAAGGTGAATTTCATCATCACCGAGGGGGTCGAGGACAAGCAGGTCACGGCCTTCCTGCAGAACGTCACGGCACGGGAGGCGCTCCAGGTCCTGCTGGAGATCAAGGGTCTGACCTACCAGCAGCTCGGGAGGACCAACACCTACATCATCGGTCCTCGGACCAACGCGGTCGAGGCCGTGGCGACCCGCATCTACATGGTGAATCATGTCGAGTTCGAATCCTTCAAGGGGGATGCCCCGATCGTTCAGGCGGTGCGGAGCGTGCTCAGCAAGGTCGGCAGGGTCGTGGCCGACCCCCAGACCAACGCGATGGTGGTCACGGACTTCCCTGACGTCTTCCCGCAGGTCGAGCAGGTCATTGCGGCGCTCGACCAGCCCGCCCGAAAAGTCAAGGGAAAATGAGCCCTGCTCCTCGCACCAACGCCCCTAGCGTCGGCG contains these protein-coding regions:
- a CDS encoding DUF5675 family protein — its product is MKYGVLTRTRTNDEGTVGSLVIYEDEQKTRKLLGCVTQEPPWRWNAPEVSCVPAGRLLFKERFDSPKHGHVYQEWDDPSTPQREDVPGRPYIQIHALNLAGDTRLGFVRQSDGCLGLGRSVALFKAGTQPAGAKDQHGVTESGPTLAEFMAVMAGDLLQLNIQWAPGVMPPMSA
- a CDS encoding response regulator — protein: MAEVLFVDDDADLTTLMAHSLSKAGHHVATCASGLEALSRLGIEPNDASAKSPDLLVLDIMMPKADGYVVATLIRNTPHTRNIPILVVSALHEMSRSFTATVRVDGFLPKPFSLEDLIGNVARILDQGKARA